The proteins below are encoded in one region of Pseudonocardia sp. DSM 110487:
- a CDS encoding macrolide family glycosyltransferase, whose protein sequence is MAHIAMVSIPAPGHVNPSLEIIRELVARGHRVTYANDPLFAGTVGSAGAELVPYDTTLPVHGGDDAWGGDAIDALRLFLDDAIAMLPQLRAAYENDRPDLFLYDIAGAPARILGAQWGIPAVQLSPTYVAWEGYEDDMRETTDAMQADPRGAEMYRVEREWLAANGQPPVEGWMGRPERSIVLIPRALQPNADRVGPQYTFVGPCLAPRPEQGEWTRPAGAEKVLLVSLGSAFTDHPDFYRRCIAAFGDLPGWHVVLQIGKHVDPAVLGDLPESVEVHSWVPQLAILEQADAFLTHAGMGGSSEGLWTGTPMIAAPQAVDQFGNADALVAAGVARRVESDTVTADELRAALLEITGSAEVAARSAEIRTELREQGGTARAVELIERELSSRPLGAASRG, encoded by the coding sequence ATGGCGCACATCGCCATGGTCAGCATCCCGGCGCCAGGGCACGTCAACCCGAGCCTGGAGATCATCCGGGAGCTGGTGGCCCGCGGGCACCGCGTCACGTACGCGAACGACCCGCTGTTCGCCGGCACCGTGGGCTCGGCCGGCGCCGAGCTCGTGCCGTACGACACGACGCTGCCGGTCCACGGGGGCGACGACGCGTGGGGCGGCGACGCCATCGATGCGCTGCGGCTCTTCCTCGACGACGCGATCGCGATGTTGCCGCAGCTGCGCGCGGCGTACGAGAACGATCGGCCCGACCTGTTCCTCTACGACATCGCAGGCGCCCCGGCCCGGATCCTCGGCGCGCAGTGGGGGATCCCGGCGGTCCAGCTCTCGCCCACCTACGTGGCCTGGGAGGGCTACGAGGACGACATGCGGGAGACGACGGACGCGATGCAGGCCGACCCGCGCGGCGCGGAGATGTACCGCGTCGAGCGGGAGTGGCTGGCCGCCAACGGGCAACCACCCGTGGAAGGCTGGATGGGCCGTCCTGAGCGCTCGATCGTGCTGATCCCGCGGGCGCTGCAGCCGAACGCCGACCGGGTCGGCCCGCAGTACACCTTCGTCGGGCCTTGTTTGGCTCCGCGCCCGGAGCAGGGGGAGTGGACCCGCCCCGCGGGCGCGGAGAAGGTGCTGCTGGTCTCGCTCGGCTCCGCGTTCACCGACCATCCGGACTTCTACCGCCGCTGCATCGCCGCCTTCGGCGACCTGCCCGGCTGGCACGTCGTCCTGCAGATCGGCAAGCACGTCGACCCGGCCGTGCTCGGGGACCTGCCGGAGTCGGTCGAGGTGCACTCCTGGGTCCCGCAGCTCGCGATCCTCGAGCAGGCCGACGCGTTCCTGACCCACGCGGGCATGGGTGGCTCGTCCGAGGGGCTGTGGACCGGCACGCCGATGATCGCCGCGCCGCAGGCCGTCGACCAGTTCGGCAACGCCGACGCTCTGGTGGCCGCGGGGGTGGCGCGGCGCGTCGAGTCGGACACCGTCACCGCCGACGAGCTCCGCGCGGCGCTGCTGGAGATCACGGGCTCGGCGGAGGTCGCGGCGCGCAGCGCGGAGATCCGCACCGAGCTGCGCGAGCAGGGCGGCACGGCGCGAGCGGTGGAGCTGATCGAGCGGGAGCTCTCATCCCGACCCCTCGGCGCGGCGTCGCGGGGCTAG
- a CDS encoding TetR/AcrR family transcriptional regulator, with protein sequence MTPDPTRRSERSRRAILTSAVELVHEVGFRKLTIEAIAARAGVGKQTIYRWWPSKGAVVLDGLLAATNEDPDDLALPDTGDVATDLRVVVRAIVAELADPKLSGTTRALMIEIQENVELADAVLERLLRPQMAAIADRLRAAQHAGQLHADLDLSVAVELLIGPLYHRWLLRTAPLTEAYADTVTDLALRALAPSGTSPKE encoded by the coding sequence GTGACCCCCGATCCCACGCGGCGCAGCGAGCGCTCCCGCCGCGCGATCCTCACCTCGGCCGTCGAGCTCGTCCACGAGGTGGGCTTCCGCAAGCTGACGATCGAGGCGATCGCCGCCCGCGCAGGCGTCGGGAAGCAGACGATCTACCGGTGGTGGCCGTCGAAGGGTGCGGTGGTGCTCGACGGCCTCCTCGCGGCCACCAACGAAGATCCGGACGATCTCGCACTGCCCGACACCGGCGACGTCGCGACCGACCTCCGCGTCGTCGTCCGCGCGATCGTCGCCGAGCTCGCCGACCCGAAGCTCTCGGGCACGACCCGCGCCCTGATGATCGAGATCCAGGAGAACGTCGAGCTCGCCGACGCCGTGCTCGAACGCCTGCTGCGACCACAGATGGCGGCCATCGCCGACCGGCTGCGCGCCGCCCAGCACGCCGGGCAGCTGCACGCCGACCTCGACCTCTCCGTGGCCGTCGAGCTACTCATCGGGCCGCTGTACCACCGGTGGCTGCTGCGCACCGCCCCGCTCACCGAGGCATACGCCGACACGGTCACGGATCTCGCCCTGCGCGCTCTCGCTCCGTCAGGGACCTCTCCGAAGGAGTAG
- a CDS encoding primary-amine oxidase: MTAVEEPTVTVTTAHPLEPLTADEIGAAAALLRAEQGLGDSVRFVFVALHEPPKSAVLAWTPDAAPLPREAHVVLYDRTERATYEAVVSLTDRAVLSWTPVEGVQPPIMAEEFTSCEAIVQADPRWQEAMRRRGIEDFSLAMVDPWASSWTGPQDDPSARRIVRPLTWVRSAPGEHGYARPVEGLVVVVDLDAGEVVEVADHGVVPLPTQPGNYEEPWLFEPGNVPAVEAYRADVAPISITQPDGPSFTVDGHAVTWLGWELRIGFTPREGLVLHEVGYAGRPIVYRASLAEMYVPYGDPAPTHRFKNVFDQGEYGVGWLANSLTLGCDCVGHIHYVDGVVNDNDGAPVTIPNAVCMHEEDAGIAWKHTDFRTGAVQVRRRRRLVISTIVTVGNYEYGYFWYLYTDGTIEYEVKLTGVISTGAVAPGEVPAHGTLVAPGLYGPNHQHFFCVRLDMTVDGTANTVVEIDSAPSPPGPANPHGNAWQTHRTVLTSEAVAQRDLDATKARYWKIESAERTSVLGAPTAYALMPGANVPPMYSPEAMFAPRAGFTQHQLWVTAADDTQRYAAGDYPNQHPGGQGLPAYVTDDRPLEGQDVVVWYTFGAHHVVRPEDWPVMPVSTVGFMLKPSGFFDGNPSLDLPPSAPHCHGS, encoded by the coding sequence ATGACCGCCGTCGAGGAGCCCACCGTCACCGTCACCACCGCGCACCCACTCGAGCCGCTGACCGCGGACGAGATCGGCGCCGCGGCCGCGCTGCTGCGCGCCGAGCAGGGCCTTGGCGACTCCGTGCGCTTCGTGTTCGTGGCCCTGCACGAGCCGCCGAAGTCCGCCGTCCTCGCGTGGACGCCGGACGCCGCGCCGCTGCCGCGGGAGGCGCACGTCGTGCTCTACGACCGCACCGAGCGGGCGACGTACGAGGCCGTCGTCTCGCTGACCGACCGCGCCGTTCTGTCCTGGACACCGGTCGAAGGCGTACAGCCGCCGATCATGGCCGAGGAGTTCACGTCCTGCGAGGCCATCGTGCAGGCGGACCCGCGGTGGCAGGAGGCCATGCGCAGGCGCGGGATCGAGGACTTCTCCCTCGCCATGGTCGACCCGTGGGCGTCCAGCTGGACCGGGCCGCAGGACGACCCGTCGGCCCGCCGCATCGTCCGCCCGCTCACCTGGGTGCGCTCGGCACCCGGCGAACACGGCTACGCCCGGCCCGTCGAGGGCCTGGTCGTGGTGGTGGACCTGGACGCAGGCGAGGTGGTCGAGGTCGCCGACCACGGCGTCGTGCCGCTGCCCACGCAGCCGGGCAACTACGAGGAGCCGTGGCTCTTCGAACCCGGCAACGTGCCCGCCGTCGAGGCCTACCGGGCCGACGTGGCGCCGATCTCGATCACCCAGCCCGACGGGCCGAGCTTCACCGTCGACGGGCACGCGGTCACCTGGCTCGGCTGGGAGCTGCGGATCGGGTTCACGCCGCGCGAGGGCCTCGTCCTGCACGAGGTCGGCTACGCGGGCAGGCCGATCGTCTACCGCGCCTCGCTGGCCGAGATGTACGTGCCGTACGGCGACCCCGCGCCGACGCACCGGTTCAAGAACGTGTTCGACCAGGGCGAGTACGGCGTCGGCTGGCTCGCGAACTCCCTCACGCTCGGCTGCGACTGCGTGGGCCACATCCACTACGTCGACGGCGTCGTGAACGACAACGACGGCGCTCCGGTCACGATCCCGAACGCCGTCTGCATGCACGAGGAGGACGCCGGGATCGCCTGGAAGCACACCGACTTCCGAACCGGTGCGGTGCAGGTGCGCCGCCGCAGGCGGCTGGTGATCTCGACGATCGTGACCGTCGGGAACTACGAGTACGGCTACTTCTGGTACCTCTACACGGACGGCACGATCGAGTACGAGGTCAAGCTCACCGGCGTGATCTCCACCGGCGCCGTGGCCCCCGGCGAGGTGCCGGCGCACGGCACCCTGGTCGCCCCCGGCCTCTACGGGCCGAACCACCAGCACTTCTTCTGCGTGCGGCTGGACATGACCGTCGACGGCACCGCCAACACCGTGGTGGAGATCGACTCCGCGCCGAGCCCGCCCGGCCCGGCGAACCCCCACGGCAACGCATGGCAGACCCACCGCACGGTGCTCACCAGCGAGGCCGTGGCCCAGCGGGACCTCGACGCGACGAAGGCCCGGTACTGGAAGATCGAGAGTGCCGAGCGGACCTCCGTGCTCGGGGCACCGACCGCGTACGCGCTGATGCCAGGGGCGAACGTGCCGCCGATGTACTCACCCGAGGCGATGTTCGCCCCGCGGGCCGGGTTCACCCAGCACCAGCTGTGGGTCACGGCCGCCGACGACACCCAGCGCTACGCGGCGGGCGACTACCCCAACCAGCACCCGGGCGGGCAGGGCCTTCCGGCGTACGTGACGGATGACCGGCCACTCGAAGGCCAGGACGTGGTGGTCTGGTACACCTTCGGCGCCCACCACGTGGTGCGGCCGGAGGACTGGCCGGTGATGCCGGTGAGCACGGTGGGCTTCATGCTCAAGCCCAGCGGGTTCTTCGACGGCAACCCGTCGCTCGACCTCCCGCCGTCAGCGCCGCACTGCCACGGGAGCTAG
- a CDS encoding class I SAM-dependent RNA methyltransferase, with protein sequence MKQAVSEPALDWTDRVLELDVGPVAHGGHCVARHEGRVVFVRHALPGERVLAVVVEDGGGAFCRADAVEVREAAPLRVPAPCVWARAGGCGGCDFQHADPALQRELKAAVLAEQLRRLAGIERVVEVEELPGGALGWRHRVRLAVDEHGRPGLRAHRSHDVLPIADCPITPAGALPPVLEHRFPPGGEVEVVVDADGVVHAGGAPAVQRAAGREWLLSPGVFWQVHPALPDVLASVVADWAAAPSGGTAWDLYGGVGLFAAVLAGQVGPDGQVVVVESSARAVSDGRAALADLPQVGWRTGRVERVLPDLDGRPDVVVADPPRRGLGRELVDALCARGPDRVVHVACDPAALARDLALFTARGYRVAELRAFDAFPMTHHFESVALLSRT encoded by the coding sequence GTGAAGCAGGCGGTCTCGGAGCCAGCACTCGACTGGACGGATCGGGTGCTGGAGCTCGACGTCGGCCCGGTCGCGCACGGCGGGCACTGCGTGGCGCGCCACGAGGGCCGCGTGGTGTTCGTCCGGCACGCGTTGCCAGGGGAACGGGTGCTCGCCGTGGTCGTCGAGGACGGCGGCGGCGCGTTCTGCCGGGCCGATGCGGTTGAGGTGCGGGAGGCGGCACCGCTGCGGGTACCGGCGCCATGCGTGTGGGCGCGGGCAGGGGGCTGCGGCGGGTGCGACTTCCAGCACGCCGACCCGGCCCTGCAGCGCGAGCTCAAGGCCGCGGTGCTCGCCGAGCAGCTGCGCAGGCTGGCGGGGATCGAGCGGGTGGTGGAGGTCGAGGAGCTGCCCGGCGGGGCGCTCGGCTGGCGCCACCGGGTGCGGCTGGCCGTCGACGAACACGGCAGGCCCGGTCTGCGCGCCCACCGCAGCCACGACGTCCTGCCGATCGCGGACTGCCCGATCACCCCGGCCGGCGCGCTGCCACCCGTGCTCGAGCACCGGTTCCCGCCGGGTGGCGAGGTCGAGGTGGTCGTCGACGCGGACGGCGTCGTGCACGCCGGGGGTGCCCCTGCTGTGCAGCGCGCGGCCGGGCGTGAGTGGCTGCTCTCGCCGGGCGTGTTCTGGCAGGTCCACCCGGCGTTGCCGGATGTGCTCGCGTCGGTCGTCGCGGACTGGGCGGCCGCGCCGTCCGGCGGTACGGCGTGGGACCTCTACGGCGGCGTCGGCCTATTCGCGGCGGTGCTCGCCGGGCAGGTGGGGCCGGACGGCCAGGTCGTCGTCGTGGAGTCCTCGGCCCGGGCCGTCTCCGACGGGCGGGCGGCACTCGCCGATCTGCCGCAGGTCGGCTGGCGGACCGGGCGCGTCGAACGCGTGTTGCCCGATCTGGACGGCCGGCCGGATGTGGTGGTGGCCGACCCGCCCCGGCGCGGGCTCGGCCGCGAGCTCGTCGACGCGCTGTGCGCGCGGGGCCCCGACCGCGTGGTGCACGTGGCCTGCGACCCGGCCGCGCTCGCCCGCGACCTGGCGCTCTTCACCGCGCGGGGATACCGCGTCGCCGAGCTGCGGGCGTTCGACGCGTTCCCGATGACCCACCACTTCGAGTCCGTGGCGCTGCTGAGCCGCACGTGA
- a CDS encoding ROK family transcriptional regulator, which yields MDPERIVAPSSRMVREASARLVLDRMWHAPVVTGSDLMAATGLSRATVHDVCEELIERGWVREVANQREFGGYQKGRPARRYAFDPQAGLVVGVDAGEHRVGAIVADLRGVELGRHQSLPHGGFGDPAERLDIVGEAITAALAAADVRVRRVLTVTVGVPAPVDAAGRTAFRGNPYWELMNPDIGERLRDRHGWRTIVDNDANLAALAEGWRGHGRGERHFVALLAGERLGAGIVEDGRLLRGVRGGAGEMRFLDLVAGVGSTDGIAKLAREWAREALAEPVARSVLAPDPDAASVFAAATAGDALAAGVVDRIAERMARVIATLASLVDTDQVIIAGRVAASCGSLVSTVQELLARHGDPPPRVLASTLGGDAVMLGAVKRSLDDVREHALQLAVG from the coding sequence GTGGACCCGGAGCGGATCGTCGCGCCGTCCTCGCGGATGGTGCGCGAGGCGAGTGCCCGGCTCGTACTCGACCGCATGTGGCATGCGCCCGTGGTGACCGGCAGCGATCTCATGGCAGCCACCGGGCTGTCCCGCGCGACCGTCCACGACGTCTGTGAGGAGCTCATCGAGCGGGGCTGGGTGCGCGAGGTGGCCAACCAGCGCGAGTTCGGCGGCTACCAGAAGGGCCGCCCCGCCCGCCGGTACGCGTTCGACCCGCAGGCGGGTCTTGTCGTCGGCGTCGACGCCGGCGAGCACCGGGTCGGGGCGATCGTCGCGGACCTGCGCGGCGTCGAGCTGGGCCGGCACCAGAGCCTGCCCCACGGCGGGTTCGGCGATCCCGCCGAACGCCTGGACATCGTGGGTGAGGCGATCACGGCCGCGCTGGCCGCGGCGGACGTCCGGGTACGGCGCGTGCTGACCGTCACGGTCGGCGTGCCCGCCCCGGTCGACGCCGCGGGCCGCACGGCCTTTCGCGGCAACCCGTACTGGGAGCTGATGAACCCCGACATCGGCGAGCGGCTGCGCGATCGCCACGGCTGGCGCACGATCGTCGACAACGACGCCAACCTCGCCGCGCTCGCCGAGGGCTGGCGCGGTCACGGCCGCGGGGAGCGGCACTTCGTCGCGCTGCTCGCCGGCGAGCGGCTCGGTGCCGGCATCGTCGAGGACGGGCGGCTCCTGCGCGGGGTGCGCGGCGGTGCTGGTGAGATGCGGTTCCTCGACCTGGTCGCGGGGGTCGGCTCCACCGACGGGATCGCGAAGCTCGCCCGTGAGTGGGCGCGCGAGGCGCTCGCCGAGCCGGTGGCGCGGTCCGTGCTGGCGCCCGACCCCGATGCGGCGTCGGTGTTCGCCGCTGCCACCGCAGGCGACGCACTGGCCGCCGGCGTCGTCGACCGGATCGCCGAGCGGATGGCCCGGGTGATCGCCACGCTCGCCAGCCTGGTGGACACCGACCAGGTGATCATCGCCGGCCGGGTGGCGGCGTCCTGTGGCTCGCTGGTCTCGACGGTGCAGGAGCTGCTGGCGCGCCACGGCGACCCACCGCCGCGCGTGCTGGCCTCGACTCTCGGCGGGGACGCGGTGATGCTCGGCGCCGTCAAGCGGAGCCTTGACGACGTCCGCGAGCACGCCTTGCAGCTCGCGGTCGGGTGA
- a CDS encoding AAA family ATPase: MSVLVVLAGLPGSGKSALAHPLAERLRAALVVVDLLEDAMLRAGIAAGEPTGLAAYLAAETVADDALGAGVPVVVDAVNAVAPAREQWRALATRRGVPRAVVEVVCSDPAVHRARLEGRSRGLALREPTWADVRARQYEPWTEPVLRLDSMDDAEANLAAALTHVGTARALTRPRAARRARGRRQGSA; this comes from the coding sequence GTGAGCGTGCTTGTGGTCCTCGCGGGGTTGCCGGGAAGTGGCAAGTCCGCGCTCGCCCACCCCCTTGCCGAGCGGCTGCGGGCCGCGCTGGTGGTCGTGGACCTGCTGGAGGACGCCATGCTGCGGGCAGGCATCGCCGCGGGCGAGCCCACCGGCCTCGCCGCTTACCTCGCCGCCGAGACCGTGGCGGACGACGCGCTCGGCGCAGGAGTACCCGTGGTGGTCGACGCCGTCAACGCGGTCGCGCCTGCGCGGGAGCAGTGGCGGGCGCTCGCCACGCGGCGGGGCGTCCCGCGGGCCGTCGTGGAGGTCGTCTGCTCCGACCCGGCGGTGCACCGCGCCCGCCTGGAGGGCCGCTCGCGCGGGCTCGCGCTACGCGAGCCGACATGGGCAGACGTGCGCGCGCGGCAGTACGAGCCGTGGACCGAGCCGGTGCTGCGCCTGGACTCGATGGACGACGCGGAGGCCAACCTCGCGGCGGCGCTGACCCACGTCGGCACGGCCCGAGCTCTCACCCGACCGCGAGCTGCAAGGCGTGCTCGCGGACGTCGTCAAGGCTCCGCTTGA
- a CDS encoding APC family permease yields the protein MTAAPTAGPQAGAPLPPEESDGLAGGALGLTSVLFCIVTGAAPLAAMLFNVPVATLGGGYASPAAFAVATVALTIFSVGYIAMCRRVTSAGGFYTFVTRGLGRVLGLGSGLLIALCYMVFTAAVTGTMGYFASTTVASLTGLELPAWVYMIVGLALMTAFALFHIELTAKVLGVALVAEVVVLVVLAVGVFASGGAEGFSLAPLNPLAIFDNPAAVQVFGAGASGIALFAAFWSWVGFEMAPNYAEETRDPHKIARTATYGSVIGLGVLYVIISYVYVTGWGLTGAVEAVQAQYAGEIASAFYPLTDRYVGAWATVLMEILIVTGSFACAMAFYNTSARYLFALGREGVLPTALARTSHRHSPVVASMTVTALVGLYCLAFVLYDPSNEGALLKLGTWSPLLGVLGILGVQALVSIAIIRYFLTTARDGFRWWSTLVAPVLGFAAMAGACVLLIVNRYDLAGAADAAFIVLLPWVVLAVFVAGLVLGLVLRSRYPDRYTRIGQFEVPETEPTGAAA from the coding sequence ATGACCGCCGCACCCACCGCAGGCCCCCAGGCCGGCGCCCCGCTCCCCCCGGAAGAGTCCGACGGCCTCGCCGGTGGCGCACTCGGCCTCACGTCGGTGCTGTTCTGCATCGTCACCGGCGCGGCCCCGCTCGCCGCGATGCTGTTCAACGTCCCCGTCGCGACGCTCGGCGGCGGCTATGCCTCCCCCGCCGCGTTCGCCGTCGCCACCGTCGCGTTGACGATCTTCTCGGTCGGCTACATCGCCATGTGCCGTCGGGTGACGTCGGCCGGCGGCTTCTACACGTTCGTCACCCGCGGCCTCGGACGCGTGCTCGGCTTGGGCTCGGGGCTGCTGATCGCGCTCTGCTACATGGTGTTCACCGCCGCCGTGACCGGCACGATGGGCTACTTCGCCTCGACGACGGTGGCGAGCCTGACCGGCCTCGAGCTGCCAGCGTGGGTCTACATGATCGTCGGACTCGCGCTGATGACCGCGTTCGCCCTGTTCCACATCGAGCTCACCGCGAAGGTGCTCGGGGTTGCGCTGGTCGCCGAGGTGGTCGTGCTCGTGGTGCTCGCGGTCGGCGTCTTCGCGAGCGGCGGCGCCGAGGGCTTCTCGCTCGCCCCGCTCAACCCACTTGCGATCTTCGACAACCCGGCCGCGGTGCAGGTGTTCGGCGCGGGCGCGTCCGGCATCGCGCTGTTCGCGGCGTTCTGGTCGTGGGTGGGCTTCGAGATGGCCCCCAACTACGCCGAGGAGACCCGCGACCCGCACAAGATCGCCCGCACCGCCACATACGGCTCGGTCATCGGGCTCGGCGTCCTGTACGTGATCATCTCCTACGTCTACGTCACCGGCTGGGGCCTCACCGGCGCCGTCGAGGCGGTGCAGGCGCAGTACGCGGGCGAGATCGCCTCCGCGTTCTACCCGCTGACCGACCGGTACGTGGGCGCGTGGGCCACGGTCCTGATGGAGATCCTCATCGTGACGGGGTCGTTCGCCTGCGCGATGGCGTTCTACAACACCAGCGCCCGCTACCTGTTCGCCCTCGGCCGCGAGGGCGTGCTGCCCACGGCGCTCGCCCGCACGTCCCACCGGCACAGCCCGGTCGTCGCGTCGATGACCGTGACCGCCCTCGTCGGCCTGTACTGCCTCGCCTTCGTGCTCTACGACCCCAGCAACGAGGGCGCGCTGCTCAAGCTCGGCACCTGGTCGCCGCTGCTCGGCGTCCTCGGCATCCTCGGCGTGCAGGCGCTCGTCTCGATCGCGATCATCCGCTACTTCCTGACCACCGCGCGCGACGGCTTCCGCTGGTGGTCCACGCTCGTCGCTCCCGTCCTCGGGTTCGCCGCGATGGCAGGCGCGTGCGTGCTGCTCATCGTCAACCGCTACGACCTGGCAGGCGCGGCCGACGCCGCGTTCATCGTGCTGCTGCCATGGGTGGTGCTCGCCGTTTTCGTCGCGGGCCTCGTCCTCGGGCTGGTGTTGCGTAGCCGCTATCCCGACCGCTACACCCGGATCGGGCAGTTCGAGGTGCCCGAGACCGAGCCGACTGGAGCCGCCGCATGA